The genomic stretch AAGACAAGCAGAACAGAAAATTATGATAAGAGCACCTACCTTCACgacgaaaataataaattaaaaaaaaagattgacTCACTTATAAGAGAAATAGACTCACTAAGAAGAGATAATCAAGAGCACAATATTCGATATAAAGATGCTCTGGATTCATGTGATAAACTCAAAAGAGATTTAGCATTTAAACAGTCTCAAATTGAACAATTAGAAGAGGAAAATTGTTCTTATAAAGTGACAAACAGAACTGGAAGAGCTTCTGCTGATAGACTGCGTGATGAGTGCAATATGTTGAAAGACCAATTAAGAAAACTACAAAGTGAATtgataaaagaaaaaacactagCCAGTCAAATAAGAAACATTCAACAAGAAACAGAAAGAAGCACTACAGAAtcacaaaatgaattattatgtacacaaAAGAAGTTAAGTTTGGCAAAAGATACTATTGATGGCTTAGAGAAAAAATGTAAAGACTATCAAACAGAAATATCAGTACTGAAGAATGACAAATctaatttaatagaaaatataaaaatgattgaCAGGGAAAGAGATAAATTAGTTTTAGAATTAGATCAAAAGGCAGAAAATACGAGTATGCTAGAACAAAAACTTAAATCTCAGTTGTTTGACATTAGCAAGCTGGAGAATGAAATATCAGACCTTAAgagaaaattaaatgttaacaaAGTATCAGAACACAAAATTTCCGATTATGAATCACAAATGGCATTTTTAAATGGAGAAATATTGAGATTAACTCAGCAATATGATACAGctgtaatagaaaataaacatctacaGAATAGTTTGGCTGATGCTAATGGGGAATTAAAACTGACCAAAATTGAATTAGACAAATCTAGAAGAGAAGTGGACAGTCTCAAACAACAGTTACAACATTATGTTGCAGAAATTAGAAGGATAGAAGAACTTCTGTCTCAAAAAGAAGCAGATAGATCAGATATGTTGGAGCAATTTGCAAGTTTGTCTGTGGAAGCCAATATTTTAGAGAACACAAATCATTCCCTTGAAAGTGAGTCAGCCTCAAAATCATTGCAACTTCAATCATACATTTCAAAGATACAAAGCTTAGAAGAAAAGGTCTTAGATAAAGATAGAATTATAGAGACTCAGTCTGCTCGAATTGCTTCAATGACCTGTAAGATAAATGCATTACAAAATGAAGTAAGATTGATATCAGAAGAAAAAGTTGTTCTAGAACAAAATGTACAATATCTTAAGAAAATGTGTAAAAACTTACAAAGTGATCAAAAACAGGGCACACTTAGTAATGTAGACTCAGAATTAAAACTATATgagaatagaataaaatctTTGTCAAATTCCAAATTAAAATTGGAGGAAGAAAAGAAGGACTTAATTGAGAAGATCTCAACAACTGAAAACCTTTTATCAAATGCAAGGAGAGAAATCATAGAATTAAAATTAGCATTACAGGATGCTACATCTGAAACCAAATCATTGCAGGAACGAATGAGCACATATAGTAGAAGAGAATCAGATTTGGTTGAGGTGAGTTtttcataaacattttaagcaactaaaaattattattatgtgggTATTgctatacaattatttaaaattccctttgaacatattgcaataatccacataatatattttgtactggAGCTCACAGTTTTACTTGTGTGGTGGTAAAAAAGTTTATGTGCATAACCAGACTATCCTActtaatacctattataaatgcgaaagtttgtatggatgtttgttactctttcacgtaaaaactactgaaccgattacaatgaaatttagcacacatatagagggtaacttggattaacacataggatagtttttatcccggaaatcccacgggaacgggaactatgcgggttttcctttgcaaacgcgggcgaaaccgcgggcggaaatctagtatttaaTGTAtctatgtaccaaatttcacaTAGAATTGAatttgtaatatgtataataatataaattataatataagtagaatttgcaaatttgttaaatgtaaattttattgtggTTTAGGACAGTGAATAGACCTGATTCCAAGTCATAGTTATGATACAAATGttgtagtaaaaaaaatacaataaaaaaaaattactgtcTCTTTTCAGAATCGTTTTACAAGAGAGGAGTTGGAATTACCGCTTTTACTTGATGAAACAATCCATGAGGAAAGTAATGAAGATGATGACAGTGGACGATCACATGAATTGCGTACAAGGTCACATTATACACATGGAAGCACTTtgtaataaacttttataaattactagcggtctgccccggcttcgcctgtggtacatattcatgTTTTCACTACATAAGAACCACCCTCGAACttcgaatattataaaaaaagaattaacgaaatcagTTAAGctgttctcaagttatgcgcttaccaacacattttgggattcatttttatattatagatgagTCAGAgatgaaatttgaaaataatgtgTTACTTAATTAggatgttatttaattttaataaagtttaaatgtTAACttgtaaacttttattttttctgcTTACTATTGCAACCttactaattgtaattatgttttttttttggtagaTATATGTTTGGTGTTAAGACCTTGACAGAAATTATACAAGTATATTCAGCAACTATTATgattgtttaaactttaaaagatGAGATGCAGATAATTTGATAACCTTTACTTTTTTGTCATtgagaaaaattacaaatgtttGTGAACAAGGATTAAGTGAAAAAGGAACAAagcaaatatttacaaaacagattatttattttgctcaTATATCAAAGAAGTCcatacattacattttttacagttacattttatacaaataagaaCAACTACCACTACAACTACATTATatcaatacattatattttataaaacacatGGCTTTGAAAACTGTAGAA from Colias croceus chromosome 9, ilColCroc2.1 encodes the following:
- the LOC123694493 gene encoding centrosomal protein of 135 kDa produces the protein MGENYFCLKRKLEELGYNNNLPVEAISLVECILADLLQTTRSLQHYMDLSKEALLQRDNLMIELEPYKCDNAKLIQENNQLHRDIIQQKEEHLRLVKDSQRKIKSLSEDLMKKENLISKLQHDVRDLSLRGLCAETLSSRNRSKRKDAGDNTGVSKICICNDKNDYSGKDNAELSRTIHALQEKIESYSDEIILLKNQVDHRDNEIIRLTILLEGGRPISAISKDFYTDKPENKIHNLMKQVKELEKSNEQFRVELEKSLEKQHEAMLRALDLADKNKGLKDELKKMDTLALKVEDDCNKRLAATMNEINTLQNKIENLVLKNSKLERDLSEINLRDQSPKNNINQTSAQTHDNQKAAFLKEIQDLVELNRSLQDKIFTLSQTNKIQQNKLINNCEYDMSTSRCLAKTDLQKLLEDERKKYERYIYDVQDKLNEAMNLFNKHFKSNEKISNPNSPSENAFIKDLHLKLCESEQKMLMLKKENEDLRKNAIFKEDGNKNNYKDIVRQLNIENAELSKENISLSQQLSQYKTSRTENYDKSTYLHDENNKLKKKIDSLIREIDSLRRDNQEHNIRYKDALDSCDKLKRDLAFKQSQIEQLEEENCSYKVTNRTGRASADRLRDECNMLKDQLRKLQSELIKEKTLASQIRNIQQETERSTTESQNELLCTQKKLSLAKDTIDGLEKKCKDYQTEISVLKNDKSNLIENIKMIDRERDKLVLELDQKAENTSMLEQKLKSQLFDISKLENEISDLKRKLNVNKVSEHKISDYESQMAFLNGEILRLTQQYDTAVIENKHLQNSLADANGELKLTKIELDKSRREVDSLKQQLQHYVAEIRRIEELLSQKEADRSDMLEQFASLSVEANILENTNHSLESESASKSLQLQSYISKIQSLEEKVLDKDRIIETQSARIASMTCKINALQNEVRLISEEKVVLEQNVQYLKKMCKNLQSDQKQGTLSNVDSELKLYENRIKSLSNSKLKLEEEKKDLIEKISTTENLLSNARREIIELKLALQDATSETKSLQERMSTYSRRESDLVENRFTREELELPLLLDETIHEESNEDDDSGRSHELRTRSHYTHGSTL